One Oncorhynchus nerka isolate Pitt River linkage group LG5, Oner_Uvic_2.0, whole genome shotgun sequence genomic window carries:
- the LOC115129761 gene encoding beta-1,3-galactosyltransferase 1-like: MPSKVSCLYLLTVVCWASALWYLSLSRPSTSYVGQLSIPIRQKTKLTKNVTFSNIRTRPLNPHSFDFVINEPKKCETEAPFLVILISTTHKEFDARQAIRETWGDESTFGDGVRVLTLFLLGRNTDPVLNQMVEQESQIFHDVVVEDFIDSYHNLTLKTLMGMRWVATFCPKAQYVLKTDSDIYVNMENLVYNLLKPASKPRRRYFTGYVINGGPIRDMRSKWYMPRDLYPETKYPPFCSGTGYVFSADVAELIYKTSLHTRLLHLEDVYVGLCLRKLGIHPFQNSGFNHWKMAYSLCRYRRVVTVHQISPEEMHRIWNDMTSKKHLKC; encoded by the coding sequence ATGCCTTCAAAGGTCAGCTGCTTATACTTGTTGACGGTCGTTTGCTGGGCTAGCGCTCTCTGGTACCTGAGTCTGTCCCGTCCCTCCACCTCCTACGTGGGCCAGCTGTCCATCCCCATCCGCCAGAAGACCAAGCTCACCAAGAACGTGACCTTCAGCAATATACGGACTCGGCCACTCAACCCGCACTCCTTCGACTTTGTCATCAACGAGCCCAAGAAGTGTGAGACGGAGGCACCTTTCTTAGTCATCCTGATCAGCACCACCCACAAGGAGTTTGATGCACGTCAAGCGATTCGAGAGACGTGGGGCGACGAGAGCACGTTCGGCGATGGCGTTCGCGTCCTCACACTCTTCCTGCTTGGGAGGAACACGGATCCGGTGCTCAACCAGATGGTGGAACAGGAGAGCCAGATCTTCCACGATGTCGTGGTGGAGGACTTCATAGACTCCTACCACAACCTCACCCTCAAGACCCTGATGGGCATGCGCTGGGTGGCCACCTTCTGCCCCAAGGCACAGTACGTCCTCAAGACGGACTCGGACATCTACGTTAACATGGAGAACCTGGTCTACAACCTCCTCAAGCCCGCCAGCAAGCCGCGGAGACGCTACTTCACGGGCTACGTCATCAACGGAGGTCCGATCAGAGACATGCGCAGTAAGTGGTACATGCCCAGAGACCTTTACCCTGAGACTAAGTACCCGCCTTTCTGTTCGGGCACGGGGTACGTGTTCTCGGCGGATGTGGCCGAGCTCATCTACAAGACGTCCCTGCACACCAGACTGCTCCACCTGGAGGATGTGTACGTGGGGCTGTGCCTTCGTAAACTGGGCATCCACCCCTTCCAGAACAGTGGCTTCAACCACTGGAAGATGGCCTACAGTCTGTGCCGCTACAGACGGGTCGTAACGGTCCACCAGATCTCCCCGGAGGAGATGCACCGCATCTGGAATGACATGACCAGCAAGAAACACCTCAAGTGTTAA